A genomic stretch from Thermomonospora umbrina includes:
- a CDS encoding AMP-binding protein, which yields MGAYAAAHQRSITDPSRFWGLAARDIRWLAPPDRVLDDGAPPFYRWFTGGELNTCENALDRHVEEGHGGRPALIDGDRRAYTYAELRDVVARCAGALRALGVERGDRVLVRLPLVAEAAIALLACARLGAVPAVVGDAGLTPEGLAARIDGTRPKVVVSAAEDAADLGSGTRKPLLDSALRLASHTIGHRMIWRRDASRTDTATSPPRDVDWDEALASASPAACVTVAATDPLHILFTPGTGGPPKGVVRDNGGFAVALRWAMENVYGVGPGDAIGVGSDVGWAVGLSSAVYGPLVTGCTVVLCPGGADPWRPAAEHRVRRLITTSAGLRAQCARDPAGTFLRDHDLSALQGLIAAGEAVDEATFAWASRVLGLRVSGEWGQAETGRAIAANPLGLEPMRVTAGSSGVPTPGFDVRVLNERGGPVGEGGHGELAIRLPLPPGALSTLWREDERFVESYLTRHPGHYLTGDVGRIDADGQVRVTGRAGEGG from the coding sequence ATGGGAGCCTATGCGGCCGCGCACCAGCGCAGCATCACCGATCCATCGCGCTTCTGGGGGCTGGCCGCCCGGGACATCCGCTGGCTCGCCCCGCCCGACCGCGTGCTGGACGACGGGGCGCCCCCGTTCTACCGGTGGTTCACCGGCGGTGAGTTGAACACCTGCGAGAACGCGCTCGACCGGCACGTGGAGGAGGGCCACGGAGGGCGTCCCGCGCTGATCGACGGGGATCGCCGCGCCTACACCTACGCCGAGCTGCGGGACGTGGTGGCACGGTGCGCGGGGGCGTTGCGGGCGCTGGGCGTGGAGCGCGGGGACCGGGTGCTGGTGCGCCTGCCCCTGGTGGCCGAGGCGGCCATCGCACTGCTGGCCTGCGCACGGCTGGGGGCGGTGCCGGCCGTGGTGGGCGACGCCGGGCTCACCCCGGAGGGCCTGGCCGCGCGGATCGACGGCACGCGCCCCAAGGTGGTGGTCTCGGCCGCCGAGGACGCCGCGGATCTCGGCTCCGGCACGCGCAAACCCCTGCTGGACAGCGCGTTGCGGCTGGCCTCGCATACGATCGGGCACCGGATGATCTGGCGGCGCGACGCCTCCAGGACGGACACCGCGACGTCCCCTCCGCGCGACGTCGACTGGGACGAGGCCTTGGCGTCGGCGAGTCCCGCCGCGTGCGTCACGGTCGCGGCGACCGATCCCCTGCACATCCTGTTCACGCCCGGTACCGGAGGGCCTCCCAAGGGGGTCGTCCGCGACAACGGCGGGTTCGCGGTGGCGTTGCGCTGGGCGATGGAGAACGTGTACGGCGTCGGCCCGGGAGACGCCATCGGGGTCGGATCGGACGTGGGCTGGGCCGTCGGCCTGTCGTCCGCCGTCTACGGGCCGTTGGTGACCGGCTGCACGGTCGTCCTGTGCCCCGGCGGGGCCGACCCGTGGCGGCCGGCGGCCGAGCATCGGGTGAGACGGCTGATCACCACGTCGGCGGGGCTGAGGGCGCAGTGCGCGAGGGATCCCGCCGGAACGTTCCTCCGCGACCATGACCTGTCGGCCCTCCAGGGGCTGATCGCGGCCGGGGAGGCCGTGGACGAGGCGACGTTCGCGTGGGCGTCGCGGGTCCTCGGGCTCCGGGTGAGCGGGGAATGGGGGCAGGCCGAGACCGGACGGGCGATCGCCGCCAACCCGCTGGGTCTGGAGCCCATGCGGGTCACGGCGGGCTCCTCCGGCGTGCCGACGCCGGGCTTCGACGTACGGGTCCTGAACGAGCGCGGCGGGCCGGTGGGCGAGGGCGGCCACGGCGAACTGGCGATCCGGCTGCCGCTGCCGCCGGGGGCGCTGTCCACGCTGTGGCGCGAGGACGAGCGGTTCGTGGAGTCGTACCTGACCCGGCATCCCGGCCACTACCTGACCGGGGACGTCGGCCGCATCGACGCGGACGGGCAGGTCCGGGTGACGGGGCGTGCCGGGGAGGGCGGTTAG
- a CDS encoding GlsB/YeaQ/YmgE family stress response membrane protein, with amino-acid sequence MTIGIIVTAGVFGAIIGGLGRLVVPGGREPATWLTVAVGVFAAFLGAWLGHGVLDWDGGGFGVPVALLEITLAAVGVVAAMSLWPRGGDA; translated from the coding sequence ATGACCATCGGGATCATCGTCACCGCCGGCGTCTTCGGCGCGATCATCGGCGGGCTCGGTCGCCTGGTCGTGCCGGGCGGGCGGGAGCCGGCGACCTGGCTCACCGTCGCGGTGGGGGTCTTCGCCGCCTTCCTCGGGGCCTGGCTGGGCCACGGGGTCCTGGACTGGGACGGCGGCGGCTTCGGTGTCCCGGTGGCGCTGCTGGAGATCACGCTCGCCGCCGTCGGCGTCGTCGCGGCGATGTCGCTGTGGCCCCGCGGGGGCGACGCCTAA
- the selD gene encoding selenide, water dikinase SelD, which yields MTPVRLTRYARGGGCACKIPPGELEEMVAGLALGTPPAGSPPAGDETMIIGLDDADDAAVLRIEGDRAVVSTVDFFAPVVDDPYDWGRIAAANALSDVYAVGGRPVMAVNLLGWPRDTLPMELAREVLRGGRDVAARAGCAVAGGHSIDDAEPKYGMAVTGLADPARLLRLDAARPGLPLSLTKPLGIGVLNTRHKATGEVFPQAVAAMTALNADASQLALDAGARAATDVTGFGLLGHLYKLARAGGVTAVLDAAAVPYLDGARDAVRDGFVSGGTHRNLGWVAPHTDFGRTGEPERLLLADAQTSGGLLVAGEVPGATVIGELIARTVPGPVIIVR from the coding sequence GTGACCCCCGTACGGCTGACCCGGTACGCCCGCGGCGGCGGCTGCGCCTGCAAGATCCCGCCGGGCGAGCTGGAGGAGATGGTCGCCGGGCTCGCCCTGGGGACGCCGCCCGCCGGGTCCCCGCCGGCGGGGGACGAGACGATGATCATCGGGCTGGACGACGCCGACGACGCGGCCGTGCTGCGCATCGAGGGCGATCGGGCCGTGGTCTCCACCGTCGACTTCTTCGCCCCCGTGGTCGACGACCCCTACGACTGGGGCCGGATCGCCGCCGCCAACGCCCTCTCCGACGTCTACGCGGTCGGCGGCCGTCCCGTCATGGCGGTCAACCTGCTGGGCTGGCCGCGCGACACGCTGCCGATGGAGCTGGCCCGCGAGGTGCTGCGCGGCGGCCGCGACGTCGCCGCCCGCGCCGGCTGCGCGGTGGCCGGCGGCCACAGCATCGACGACGCCGAGCCCAAGTACGGCATGGCGGTGACCGGCCTCGCCGACCCCGCGCGGCTGCTGCGGCTGGACGCGGCCCGACCGGGGCTGCCGCTGTCGCTGACCAAGCCGCTGGGCATCGGGGTCCTCAACACCCGCCACAAGGCCACCGGCGAGGTGTTCCCGCAGGCCGTCGCCGCCATGACGGCCCTGAACGCGGACGCCTCGCAACTCGCGCTGGACGCCGGGGCGCGGGCGGCCACCGACGTGACGGGGTTCGGTCTGCTCGGCCATCTCTACAAGCTGGCCCGGGCCGGCGGGGTCACCGCGGTGCTCGACGCGGCGGCCGTGCCCTACCTGGACGGCGCCCGCGATGCCGTCCGCGACGGGTTCGTCTCCGGCGGAACGCACCGCAACCTCGGCTGGGTCGCCCCGCACACCGACTTCGGCCGGACCGGCGAGCCCGAGCGGCTGCTGCTGGCCGACGCCCAGACCTCCGGCGGGCTGCTGGTGGCCGGGGAGGTCCCGGGCGCCACCGTGATCGGCGAGCTGATCGCACGGACCGTGCCGGGCCCCGTGATCATCGTTCGCTGA
- a CDS encoding metallophosphoesterase family protein, giving the protein MHVTVLSDTHAPRRWRSCPPAVAALLRGADLILHAGDVCTTEVLDELAGYAPVRAVLGNNDGPDLAARGVPETLDLDLDGLRVSMIHDSGPAKGRLARMRRRFPAAELVVFGHSHIPLDESGDGLRLFNPGSPTDRRRQPHGTVGLLDVRDGELVRAEIVPVT; this is encoded by the coding sequence GTGCACGTGACCGTGCTGTCCGACACGCATGCGCCGCGCCGTTGGCGCTCGTGCCCGCCGGCGGTGGCCGCCCTCCTGCGCGGCGCGGACCTGATCCTGCACGCGGGCGACGTCTGCACCACCGAGGTCCTGGACGAGCTGGCCGGGTACGCGCCGGTGCGGGCGGTGCTGGGCAACAACGACGGGCCGGACCTGGCCGCCCGGGGCGTCCCGGAGACGCTGGACCTCGACCTGGACGGCCTGCGCGTCTCGATGATCCACGACAGCGGTCCCGCCAAGGGCCGCCTCGCCCGGATGCGCCGTCGCTTCCCCGCGGCCGAGCTGGTGGTCTTCGGCCACTCGCACATCCCGCTGGACGAGAGCGGCGACGGACTGCGCCTGTTCAACCCCGGATCGCCGACCGACCGCCGTCGTCAGCCGCACGGCACCGTCGGGCTCCTGGACGTCCGGGACGGGGAGCTGGTCCGGGCGGAGATCGTGCCGGTGACGTGA
- a CDS encoding Crp/Fnr family transcriptional regulator, whose amino-acid sequence MERLPAIPFWEALGEAERALLRRAGRVREFRPGAEPLCFEGDASTHVIIIMEGWAKVISPTGSGREVVLAVRGPGDMVGEVSAMFDRPRSATVQPLVNITALSVPAQRFRTFLDDNPQCWWPLMATVVDRMGDLGNRLRVHAGSDGTCRLAHLLVHLAELSLRYRPATADGRIQILPPLSQADLGSWVDASRETAARGFGELRDQGLVATAYKKVTVLDLPGLRGFVARCATDS is encoded by the coding sequence ATGGAACGGCTTCCGGCGATCCCCTTCTGGGAGGCGCTCGGCGAGGCCGAACGGGCCCTCCTGCGCCGTGCGGGTCGGGTGCGCGAGTTCCGCCCGGGCGCCGAGCCGCTGTGCTTCGAGGGCGACGCCTCCACGCACGTCATCATCATCATGGAGGGCTGGGCCAAGGTCATCTCCCCCACCGGGTCCGGCCGCGAGGTGGTGCTGGCGGTGCGGGGTCCCGGCGACATGGTCGGCGAGGTCTCCGCGATGTTCGACCGGCCCCGATCGGCGACCGTGCAGCCGCTGGTGAACATCACGGCGCTGAGCGTGCCCGCGCAGCGGTTCCGGACCTTCCTCGACGACAACCCGCAGTGCTGGTGGCCGCTGATGGCCACGGTGGTGGACCGGATGGGCGACCTGGGCAACCGGCTGCGCGTGCACGCCGGCTCGGACGGCACCTGCCGGCTGGCGCACCTGCTGGTCCATCTGGCCGAGCTGTCGCTGCGGTACCGGCCGGCGACCGCCGACGGGCGCATCCAGATCCTGCCGCCGCTGTCCCAGGCGGACCTGGGGAGCTGGGTGGACGCCTCCCGGGAGACGGCCGCCCGCGGCTTCGGCGAGCTGCGCGACCAGGGGCTGGTGGCCACGGCGTACAAGAAGGTCACGGTGCTGGACCTGCCAGGGCTGCGCGGCTTCGTGGCCCGGTGCGCCACGGACTCCTGA
- a CDS encoding EF-hand domain-containing protein: protein MTDANDPSNDRPDDEYAATFRMVDLDGDGHISLAELKSLMRALGREIGHARAVEVMVQADGSRDGKLSLAEFAAFMRSNPR from the coding sequence GTGACGGACGCGAACGACCCCTCGAACGACCGGCCGGACGACGAGTACGCGGCGACGTTCCGGATGGTGGACCTCGACGGCGACGGCCACATCTCGCTGGCCGAGCTGAAGTCCCTGATGCGGGCGCTCGGCCGCGAGATCGGTCACGCCCGGGCCGTCGAGGTGATGGTGCAGGCCGACGGCAGCCGCGACGGCAAGCTGTCGCTGGCCGAGTTCGCCGCGTTCATGCGGTCGAACCCCCGCTAG
- a CDS encoding UDP-glucuronic acid decarboxylase family protein yields the protein MTGIAQRRIRRAVVTGGAGFLGSHLCERLLRDGVGVICMDNFLTGTPHNVAHLMGRPGFRVVECDLTGFVHVPGDVDLVMHFASAASPIDYLKLPVETLKVGGLGTLHALGLAREKGARFVLASTSEVYGDPLRHPQREDYWGNVNPVGPRSVYDEAKRYAEALTTAYRNSRDVDTGIVRIFNTYGPRMRPHDGRAIPTFIRQALAGEPLTVAGDGSQTRSICYVDDTVSGILALARDRLAGPVNIGNSEETTVLELARTIRDLTGSESPIAFVERPTDDPTVRCPDTTLARERLGWGPRVPNTEGLRRTIAWFAEELGLVRPAERARAASGGSTA from the coding sequence ATGACGGGCATCGCGCAACGCCGCATCCGCCGCGCCGTGGTGACGGGAGGGGCCGGGTTCCTGGGCTCCCACCTGTGCGAACGGCTGCTGCGCGACGGGGTCGGCGTCATCTGCATGGACAACTTCCTGACCGGGACGCCGCACAACGTGGCCCACCTGATGGGCCGGCCGGGGTTCCGGGTGGTGGAGTGCGACCTGACCGGGTTCGTTCACGTGCCCGGCGATGTGGACCTGGTGATGCACTTCGCGTCGGCGGCCTCGCCCATCGACTACCTCAAGCTGCCGGTGGAGACCCTCAAGGTCGGCGGGCTCGGCACCCTGCACGCGCTGGGCCTGGCCAGGGAGAAGGGGGCGCGGTTCGTCCTCGCCTCCACCAGCGAGGTGTACGGCGACCCGCTGCGCCATCCGCAGCGCGAGGACTACTGGGGCAACGTCAACCCGGTCGGCCCCCGCAGCGTTTACGACGAGGCGAAGCGGTACGCGGAGGCCCTGACGACCGCCTACCGCAACAGCCGCGACGTCGACACCGGCATCGTCCGGATCTTCAACACCTACGGTCCCCGGATGCGCCCGCACGACGGCCGCGCCATCCCCACGTTCATCCGCCAGGCGCTGGCGGGCGAGCCGCTGACCGTCGCGGGGGACGGCTCCCAGACCCGGTCGATCTGCTACGTGGACGACACCGTGTCCGGCATCCTCGCGCTGGCCCGCGACCGGCTCGCCGGGCCCGTCAACATCGGCAACTCCGAGGAGACGACCGTCCTGGAGCTGGCCCGCACCATCCGTGACCTGACCGGCTCGGAGTCGCCGATCGCGTTCGTCGAGCGCCCGACCGACGACCCCACGGTCCGCTGCCCCGACACGACCCTCGCGCGGGAACGGCTCGGCTGGGGTCCGCGCGTCCCCAACACCGAGGGGCTGCGCCGCACCATCGCCTGGTTCGCCGAGGAACTCGGCCTCGTCCGGCCCGCCGAGCGCGCCCGGGCGGCTAGCGGGGGTTCGACCGCATGA
- the rfaE2 gene encoding D-glycero-beta-D-manno-heptose 1-phosphate adenylyltransferase — translation MRGGPLVVLGDALLDVDLEGAVERVSPDAPVPVVGGVREHRRAGGAGLAATLAAGLSARDVVLAAPIGGDAPGADLARLLAERVELLPLPLDGTTVRKTRVRAAGQSLVRVDQGDGRMAEALGGDRRERLRRTLRSAGAVLVADYGRGTAAHEEVRRMLAALPRDVPVVWDPHPRGAPPVHAARLVTPNQAEARAFADTPEAGGDPLARAAADAAVLVPRWKAAGVAVTLGERGALLSVGDDVPYVVTAPRTPGRVDACGAGDCFSAAAALALADGGLLGEAVTEAVRQAAAFVASGDPAVEPEPPADDPWHAVRRVRERGGTVVGTGGCFDLLHPGHVGLLRQARALGDLLVVCLNSDASVRSLKGPGRPVMPEQDRARVLAALDCVDAVLVFEEPTPAGLLERLRPDLWVKGADYASADLPEAHIVRRHGGQVVLLPYLEGRSTSRLVERARSRVHDGGEAA, via the coding sequence GTGAGGGGCGGGCCGCTGGTCGTCCTGGGCGACGCGCTGCTCGACGTCGACCTCGAGGGCGCCGTCGAACGGGTGTCCCCGGACGCCCCGGTGCCCGTCGTCGGCGGCGTCCGCGAACACCGCCGCGCCGGAGGGGCGGGCCTGGCCGCCACCCTCGCCGCCGGGCTGTCGGCCCGCGACGTCGTGCTGGCCGCCCCGATCGGCGGGGACGCCCCCGGCGCCGACCTCGCCCGACTGCTGGCGGAACGGGTGGAACTGCTGCCGCTGCCGCTGGACGGGACCACCGTCCGCAAGACGCGGGTGCGCGCCGCCGGCCAGTCGTTGGTCCGCGTCGACCAGGGCGACGGCCGGATGGCCGAGGCCCTCGGCGGCGACCGCCGCGAACGCCTCCGGCGGACGCTGCGCTCCGCCGGGGCCGTGCTGGTGGCCGACTACGGGCGGGGGACCGCCGCGCACGAGGAGGTGCGGCGGATGCTCGCCGCCCTGCCGAGGGACGTCCCCGTGGTGTGGGACCCGCATCCGCGCGGGGCGCCGCCCGTGCACGCCGCCCGGCTGGTGACGCCCAACCAGGCCGAGGCCCGTGCGTTCGCCGACACCCCCGAGGCCGGCGGCGATCCGCTCGCCCGGGCCGCCGCCGACGCCGCCGTGCTCGTGCCGCGCTGGAAGGCCGCCGGCGTCGCGGTGACGCTCGGGGAGCGCGGCGCCCTGCTGTCGGTCGGCGACGACGTCCCGTACGTGGTCACCGCGCCGAGGACCCCGGGCCGCGTCGACGCGTGCGGCGCGGGCGACTGCTTCTCCGCCGCCGCCGCCCTGGCCCTCGCGGACGGCGGGCTGCTCGGCGAGGCCGTCACCGAGGCGGTGCGGCAGGCCGCAGCCTTCGTCGCCTCCGGCGATCCCGCCGTCGAACCCGAGCCCCCGGCGGACGACCCCTGGCACGCGGTGCGGCGGGTGCGCGAGCGCGGCGGCACCGTGGTCGGCACCGGCGGATGCTTCGACCTCCTGCATCCAGGGCACGTCGGCCTGCTGCGCCAGGCCCGCGCCCTGGGGGACCTCCTCGTGGTGTGCCTGAACTCCGACGCGTCGGTGCGCAGCCTGAAGGGCCCGGGGCGTCCGGTGATGCCCGAGCAGGACCGGGCCCGCGTGCTCGCCGCGCTCGACTGCGTGGACGCCGTGCTCGTCTTCGAGGAGCCGACCCCGGCCGGCCTGCTGGAACGGCTCCGCCCGGACCTGTGGGTCAAGGGCGCCGACTACGCCTCCGCCGACCTGCCGGAGGCCCACATCGTCCGCCGCCACGGTGGGCAGGTGGTGCTGCTGCCCTACCTGGAGGGCCGTTCCACCAGCAGGCTCGTCGAACGGGCCCGCAGTCGAGTGCACGATGGAGGGGAGGCCGCATGA
- a CDS encoding D-sedoheptulose-7-phosphate isomerase, producing the protein MSHPLTEAHLTRLEIALRGLRRRGDLLEEWGRDLAAVLDSGGRLLACGNGGSAAQAQHLTAELVGRFDGERRALSAIPLHGDTSAFTAIVNDYGPDEVFARQVRAHGRPGDVLLCLSTSGTSRNVLAAARAAAEEGLRTWALTGPAPNPLAGMCERALTIDAPSTATVQEVHLAVVHLLCAAVDRGVLAVDRRAVAT; encoded by the coding sequence ATGAGCCATCCCCTGACCGAGGCGCACCTGACCAGGCTGGAGATCGCGCTGCGCGGGCTGCGCCGGCGCGGCGACCTGCTGGAGGAGTGGGGGCGCGACCTGGCCGCCGTGCTGGACTCCGGCGGGAGGCTGCTGGCCTGCGGCAACGGCGGCAGCGCCGCGCAGGCCCAGCATCTGACCGCCGAGCTGGTGGGCCGGTTCGACGGTGAGCGCCGGGCGCTGTCGGCGATCCCGCTGCACGGCGACACCTCGGCGTTCACCGCGATCGTCAACGACTACGGCCCCGACGAGGTGTTCGCCCGCCAGGTGCGGGCCCACGGCAGGCCCGGCGACGTGCTGCTGTGCCTGTCCACCAGCGGCACCAGCCGCAACGTGCTCGCCGCCGCCCGCGCCGCGGCGGAGGAGGGGCTGCGGACCTGGGCCCTGACCGGCCCGGCGCCCAACCCGCTGGCCGGGATGTGCGAGCGGGCCCTGACGATCGACGCGCCCTCGACCGCCACCGTGCAGGAGGTCCACCTCGCCGTGGTCCACCTGCTCTGCGCCGCGGTCGACCGGGGCGTCCTGGCGGTCGACCGGCGGGCGGTGGCGACGTGA
- a CDS encoding glycosyltransferase, with protein MIIHMVSEHASPLAVLGGADAGGQNVHVAALATALGARGHDVTVHTRRDAPDPPDRVPLAPGVVVEHVPAGPPRPIPKDELLPWMPDFADRLADRWAAGRPDVVHAHFWMSGYAALAAAADLDVPVAQTFHALGVVKRRHQREADTSPPERRWLEPRVAREVQSVIATCSNEVRELCAYRVRPDSAVVIPCGVDLGLFRASGPVAPRGDRPRVLCIGRMVPRKGIDTVIEAMPEVPGAELIVAGGPGGDELDDDPEVRRLRALAAEHGVADRVVFLGRVPHDEAPALMRSADVVVSVPWYEPFGMVPVEAMACGTPVIASAVGGHLDTVIDGVTGLQVPPRDPVALADRLRATLGAHRFRARLGRAGARRARALYSWDRIAATTESVYERLSGRDEPAEVAGLVGGLVGGTKGARS; from the coding sequence TTGATCATCCATATGGTTTCCGAACACGCCAGCCCGCTGGCGGTGCTGGGGGGTGCGGACGCGGGCGGGCAGAACGTCCACGTCGCGGCGCTCGCCACGGCGCTGGGCGCGCGGGGCCACGACGTCACCGTGCACACCCGGAGGGACGCGCCCGACCCGCCCGACCGGGTCCCCCTGGCGCCGGGCGTCGTGGTCGAGCACGTGCCGGCCGGCCCGCCGCGCCCGATCCCGAAGGACGAGCTGCTGCCCTGGATGCCGGACTTCGCCGACCGACTGGCGGACCGCTGGGCGGCCGGACGGCCCGACGTGGTGCACGCCCACTTCTGGATGAGCGGGTACGCCGCGCTGGCCGCCGCCGCGGACCTGGACGTGCCGGTCGCGCAGACGTTCCACGCGCTCGGCGTCGTCAAGCGCCGGCACCAGCGGGAGGCCGACACCAGCCCGCCGGAGCGGCGCTGGCTGGAGCCCCGGGTGGCCAGGGAGGTGCAGTCCGTCATCGCGACCTGTTCCAACGAGGTCCGAGAACTATGCGCGTATAGAGTCCGGCCGGACTCCGCGGTGGTGATCCCCTGCGGCGTCGACCTCGGGCTCTTCCGCGCCTCCGGGCCCGTGGCCCCGCGCGGGGACCGGCCCCGGGTGCTGTGCATCGGCCGGATGGTGCCCCGCAAGGGCATCGACACCGTCATCGAGGCCATGCCGGAGGTCCCGGGGGCCGAGCTGATCGTCGCCGGCGGTCCCGGCGGGGACGAGCTCGACGACGACCCCGAGGTCCGGCGGCTGCGGGCGCTGGCGGCCGAGCACGGTGTCGCCGACCGGGTGGTCTTCCTGGGCCGGGTGCCGCACGACGAGGCCCCCGCCCTGATGCGCTCGGCCGACGTCGTGGTGAGCGTGCCGTGGTACGAGCCGTTCGGGATGGTCCCGGTGGAGGCGATGGCCTGCGGGACCCCGGTGATCGCGTCGGCGGTCGGCGGCCACCTCGACACCGTCATCGACGGCGTCACGGGACTCCAGGTGCCGCCGCGCGACCCCGTCGCGCTCGCCGACCGGCTGCGCGCGACGCTGGGCGCCCACCGGTTTCGGGCCCGGCTGGGCAGGGCGGGCGCCCGCCGCGCGCGGGCGCTGTACTCCTGGGACCGGATCGCCGCCACCACCGAGTCGGTGTACGAGCGGCTCTCCGGTCGGGACGAGCCGGCCGAGGTCGCCGGTCTGGTCGGCGGTCTCGTCGGCGGCACGAAGGGAGCGAGGTCATGA